The DNA region ATAACCGTAAACAACCGTTTCGCCTTTTATTACCTCACCGCTATCAGCTTTTAGTTTTCCTGTCAATAGATTTAAGAAAGTTGTTTTACCCGAACCATTTGGTCCGGCAATTCCAACTCTTTCTTTTTTTGCAAATTTGTAACTAAAGTTTTTGAGTACAACATTATCATCAAAACTCTTGCTGACATTATGAAATTCTACAATCTTTTTTCCCAAACGTTTTGTTAAAACATCTAAATCTATTTTTTTATCAAAAACTTTTTTTTCTGACTTCTCTTCCAGCTTATAAAATCTATCTATTCTTTCTTTGGATTTTGTTCCCCTTGCCTTAGGCATCCTCCTCATCCAATCAAGTTCTTTTCTTAAAAGATTTTTTGCCTTACTAACATCCAGTACTTGCTTATCTTTTCTTTCAGTTTTTTTTGTTAAATAATACGAATAATTTCCCTCATAATGAAAAAGTTTTCCCTCATCCAATTCAATAATTTTATCACAAACTCTTTCAAGGAAATACCTGTCGTGTGTAACCATAAAAAGAGTGAGATTTCTACTTTTTAAATGCTCTTCTAACCATTCAATCATTTCCAAATCAAGATGGTTTGTTGGCTCGTCAAGGAGATAAAAATCCGGCTTTTCAATTAAAACTTTTGCCAATGCTACTCGTTTTTTTTCACCACCAGAGAGTTCCCCTATTTTTTGATTTAACTTATAAATATTGAGTTTTGATAGAATCTGCTTTATTTCATTTTCATAATCCCATGCATTAAAAACGTCCATTTTCTCCAATGCACTTTCCAATCTCTTTTTATTTTCAGGATTTTGCATTGCAAGTTCATATTCCTGAACAGCTCTAAGTATTTCATTATCCGAATCAAATACTGCTTCAAGCACAGTTTTATTTTCATCAAAATATGGTTGTTGTTGCAAAAAACCAAGTTTTACTTCATTATTAAAAGTAATTTTTCCACTGTCAGCTTCTTCAATTCGTGAAATCAATCTGAATAATGTTGATTTACCTGTTCCATTTTTTGCAATTAACGAAATCTTTTGTCCTTTTTCAATACCAAAAGATATTTTATCGAACAAAAGAATACCAGCATAATATTTTGAAAGATTTTCAACAGAAAGATAATTCATACAACTGAATTTACAATATTTAATCAACTGCAAAAATATTCTTAATTACCTCAATTAACTAATTATACCAATTTAATTTCAAAACGCCTGATAAATAAATTAAATTATATTTTTCTTTTTTTAGGCAAAAATTCTTTGCATAGCTATAGCTACGGAAATAATTTTTAACGACAAAAAAGGGAAATAGAAATGATTTATATCGGGTGTTTTGATGTTAATTTGGTATTAGTTTTCATTTTAAAATAAAACAACTAAAAGCCTACAATTTTACCACCATACAAAAGCTCATAACTTTTTGAAATTCCGTGTAATTTCATCTAATAGACATTGAACATAGTTAAGAACAAATATCAAAGAAAAGAAATTAATTTTATAAAACCATTGTCATTACTAACTTTTATCACATTGGATAATTCCAAAAAGCAAATTCGGAAAGATATTTGTTATTATGGAAAAACGATTGTTCATTAATCTTATTGAATTAAAAAATAAAAATTATGATTTCAAGAAACCTTCCTAAACAATTGTTTTTCATTTTCCTTTTTATTTATTCTTTATCTGTTTCAGCACAATCCATTTCAGGCAATGCAAGTTCAGCAATTTCAACCCGAAACCTTGGCTTTGCTACTGTAAACATTTACAAAAACGGTAAACTCGTAGCGAATATTCTTACAGATGAAAAGGGGGATTTTAATATTAAATTAGATACAGGATTATATAAATGTGAAATTGTTTATGCAGGTTTTGAAAAGATTAGCAAAGAAATTAAAGTTACTAAAGACGAAAAAGCTGATTTCAGTTTGGATAAAGATAAAAAAAGTAAATATTCTGCTACAACAACAGACGTAGCTTACAAAGCATATACAGGACGAGGTAAGTCATCATCAAGAACAAAGGGTATTACTACAACATATATGTGGGGATATAAAAAGAAGGACAGTGGAACTTATGGTAAATTAACGGCAGGTGAGATAAATGATTTTAGCAAATGGAATCTTTGGACAGACCTGAGGAAAGGTGAATTGAAAAACATGCAATCATTGTGGAAATTTGCACCAACTGATAGATATACACTACAATTAAAAGATCAAAATGATTTGCCACTTGCAAATGCTAAAGTTGAATTATTGAATGGAAAAGAGGTAATTTATACAGCGAAATCCGACAACACAGGCAAAGCAGAACTTTGGGGCAGTTTGAAATATGATGCTTTGAACGAAATACATGCTACTTCTATAAAAGTAAATTACAATGGATTAAGCAAAACAATTAAGAATATTAAAAAATTTGAAAAGGGAATAAATACTTTAGTGTTAAACACAGAATGCAAACAATCACAAAATGTAGATATTGCAATTGTTGTGGATGCTACCGGAAGTATGCAAGATGAAATTGATTATTTAAAATTTGATTTAAATCGTGTAATTTATCAATCTAAAGAATTTAGTACAACATTAAATTTGCGTTTCGCAAACATATTTTATCGTGATCATCGTGATCAATATTTAACACAAACACAAGATTTTACATCCGTTTTATCTGAATCCATAGCATATACAAATGAACATAATGCAGCTGGTGGTGGTGATGGTCCTGAGGCAGTTGAAATTGCATTGGATT from Bacteroidota bacterium includes:
- a CDS encoding ABC-F family ATP-binding cassette domain-containing protein; translation: MNYLSVENLSKYYAGILLFDKISFGIEKGQKISLIAKNGTGKSTLFRLISRIEEADSGKITFNNEVKLGFLQQQPYFDENKTVLEAVFDSDNEILRAVQEYELAMQNPENKKRLESALEKMDVFNAWDYENEIKQILSKLNIYKLNQKIGELSGGEKKRVALAKVLIEKPDFYLLDEPTNHLDLEMIEWLEEHLKSRNLTLFMVTHDRYFLERVCDKIIELDEGKLFHYEGNYSYYLTKKTERKDKQVLDVSKAKNLLRKELDWMRRMPKARGTKSKERIDRFYKLEEKSEKKVFDKKIDLDVLTKRLGKKIVEFHNVSKSFDDNVVLKNFSYKFAKKERVGIAGPNGSGKTTFLNLLTGKLKADSGEVIKGETVVYGYYKQELMRVSGKKRVVDVVKENAEYIPLSDGTMLSASQMLERFLFPPKMHYIPVEKLSGGEKRRLYLLTVLMKNPNFLIFDEPTNDLDILTLNVLENFIENFKGCLVVVTHDRYFMDKLVDHIFIFKENGEIKDFNGKYTEYKLSQESAKTTIGIKKVKKKEKIITKKTNQKKGLSFKEKYELKQLGEEIDNLEERKKELENIINRGETDHKKLQDISKELSEIIEQLDDKGERWLELAELEG
- a CDS encoding T9SS type A sorting domain-containing protein, whose translation is MISRNLPKQLFFIFLFIYSLSVSAQSISGNASSAISTRNLGFATVNIYKNGKLVANILTDEKGDFNIKLDTGLYKCEIVYAGFEKISKEIKVTKDEKADFSLDKDKKSKYSATTTDVAYKAYTGRGKSSSRTKGITTTYMWGYKKKDSGTYGKLTAGEINDFSKWNLWTDLRKGELKNMQSLWKFAPTDRYTLQLKDQNDLPLANAKVELLNGKEVIYTAKSDNTGKAELWGSLKYDALNEIHATSIKVNYNGLSKTIKNIKKFEKGINTLVLNTECKQSQNVDIAIVVDATGSMQDEIDYLKFDLNRVIYQSKEFSTTLNLRFANIFYRDHRDQYLTQTQDFTSVLSESIAYTNEHNAAGGGDGPEAVEIALDSAINNLSWRENTRTKIIFLVLDAPPHNTPEIQGKMRRLAYQAAKKGIRIVPITGSSSNKENEYLMRCLALATNGTYTFLTNHSSIGNSHIEPSTDNYKVEILNDLLVRIIKSYTYMPDCNQYIADLGVNLPDSQMFIYDKIETIISDTSKLNSIKTNDNLQDSLNLKWNFYPNPTNGILNIVSNKAIKELYITDLSGKVLQIIRNIEADVVAKADLSNYSKGIYLIRYPIGKKWVSGKIILIR